TCCACGCCGTTCTCATCCAGACTCCAGGGCGAGGTGGTCACCGTGGCCGACGAGCGCATCACCCTCTCGGAGCACCTTGCCAGGCGGCGCAGCGCCAGGGCGCCCGCCTATGCAGGTGGCGTGGCCGTGATCCTGAGCAGGCTGGCCGACGTGGCGGCCGTCATCGAGCGGGAGCTGGCCCATGCCGCCCTCCGCGACCATCTGGGCTATGCAGGCGGCACCAACCTCACCGGCGATCAGGTCAAGAAGCTCGACCTCTGGGGCCACGACATCGTCCTGGCCGCCCTCCGCAAGACGGGCGCGGTCGCGGCCGTCGTCTCCGAGGAAGCGCCCGAGCCCGTGGAGATTGACGAGGGCCAGGGCCCCCACGGCATCGTGGTCTGCTGCGATCCGCTGGATGGCTCCAACAACCTGGACGTCAACGGGATCGTCGGCACCATCTTCTCCCTCCGCCCCAGCCGCGGCCTGGACCCGGCGGGCCCGGCCGTGCTGGGCCCGGTCGGTGATCAGCTCGCAGCGGGCTACGTGATGTACGGCCCTGCCTGCACCCTCGTCTACTCCGCGGGTGACGGCACCCACGGCTTCACCCTCGACCGGGACACCGGCGAGTTCCTCCTGACGCACCCGCAGATCCGGACCCCGAGGTGCGGGAAGAGCTACGGGATCAACGAGGGGAACGTGCAGAGTTGGCACCCGGCCCAGCAGGCCTTCGTGCAGTTCCTCCGGACGCCGGAC
The sequence above is a segment of the Candidatus Rokuibacteriota bacterium genome. Coding sequences within it:
- a CDS encoding fructose-1,6-bisphosphatase, which encodes MADERITLSEHLARRRSARAPAYAGGVAVILSRLADVAAVIERELAHAALRDHLGYAGGTNLTGDQVKKLDLWGHDIVLAALRKTGAVAAVVSEEAPEPVEIDEGQGPHGIVVCCDPLDGSNNLDVNGIVGTIFSLRPSRGLDPAGPAVLGPVGDQLAAGYVMYGPACTLVYSAGDGTHGFTLDRDTGEFLLTHPQIRTPRCGKSYGINEGNVQSWHPAQQAFVQFLRTPDKANGRPYSLRYVGSMVADVHRFLLEGGIFMYPADMSDPARPQGKLRLLYEVAPMAFVLEQAGGRASTGTERVLDLVATEYHQRVPVLIGSADEVALAEDFYRR